The following proteins come from a genomic window of Spea bombifrons isolate aSpeBom1 chromosome 10, aSpeBom1.2.pri, whole genome shotgun sequence:
- the IL17C gene encoding interleukin-17C: MEMMLPMWALCILAIMSINLCDASKGAKMHHQVDHHQHNLHRCLSEQEEVTPEIVRKFTGRNVSWNNYIAVKLVPHLENVEAKNKRRRKRSQEKECPVQEFQQSGHDDQYAKRSLSPWSYHIDYDENRYPQKLAFARCLCTGCIDAHSIKETFSLNSVAIHQTMMVLRRKPCPNNESSYTFKLDYIKVPVGCTCVRPRRSFQQ; encoded by the exons ATGGAGATGATGCTTCCAATG tggGCCTTATGCATCTTGGCCATCATGTCCATCAATCTCTGCGATGCCTCAAAGGGTGCCAAGATGCACCACCAGGTTGACCATCATCAACACAATCTCCACCGATGCCTTTCCGAGCAGGAAGAGGTAACGCCAGAGATCGTAAGAAAATTCACCGGGAGGAACGTGTCCTGGAACAACTATATAGCCGTGAAACTGGTTCCTCACCTGGAGAACGTCGAGGCGAAGAATAAGAGAAGACGCAAGAGGTCGCAGGAAAAAGAATGCCCCGTCCAGGAATTTCAGCAAAGCGGCCACGACGACCAATATGCCAAGCGTTCCCTCTCGCCATGGTCCTACCA CATTGACTACGATGAGAACCGGTACCCACAGAAGCTGGCATTTGCCCGTTGCCTATGCACCGGGTGCATCGACGCCCATTCCATTAAAGAGACCTTCAGCCTGAACTCGGTGGCCATCCACCAGACCATGATGGTCCTGCGCAGGAAGCCCTGCCCGAATAACGAGTCGAGCTACACCTTTAAATTGGACTACATCAAAGTCCCGGTGGGGTGCACGTGCGTGCGGCCGCGGAGGAGCTTCCAGCAGTAA